The Microbulbifer sp. YPW1 genome contains the following window.
GAATGCGAAGTATTCATTCAGCAAACGTCTCGCCTTCACCCTGCGCGGTGAAAATGTGCTGGACGACGACTACACCGAAGTAGCCGGTTACTACACCGCCGGCGCCGCGGTATATGCGGGTGTGCAGTTCTCCCTGAACTGATTTACTCGAGTGTGCCGGGCCCCGTGCCCGGCACTTTTCGCTTCTCTATTCCACTCTCTATTCCACCCTGTATTCTTCTCTCCGTGAAGCGCGCAAGCGCGATCCCAATCCGGTTCACGGATTCCTGTTATCCTGTTTATTTCCAATTTCGGACGGCTTATTTATGACTGCGGAAAGTGACAAGCAGCAGCGCCACAAAAAGCGCATGCAGGCGCGCAAGGAAATCGTCGATAGCGGTATCGCCCAGGCGCTGGAAGAGCGCGGTATCGTCATCGTGTATACCGGCGATGGAAAAGGTAAAACCACTGCGGCGGTGGGCACCGTCACCCGTGCACTAGGGTATGGCTACAAGGTGGTGGTAGGGCAGTTCATCAAGGGGGTGTGGGAGTGCGGCGAGAAAAACCTGCTGAGCCAGCTCCCCACCGACCAGTACCCGCTGCAGTGGCACGAGATGGGCACCGACTTTACCTGGGAAACCCAGGACTTCGAGGCCGACAAAGCCGCAGCACTAGCTCTGTGGGAGAAGCTGAGAACGGCGCTCGCCGACGACAGCGTGTATCTGGTAGTGATGGACGAGCTGACCTATGCGCTGAATTACAAATGGCTGGATAAGACGGAAGTACTGGAAGCTATTCATAACCGCCCGGCCGAGCAGAGCGTAATTATTACCGGTCGCGGTGCCAAGCAGTATTTAACGGATGTTGCGGATACGGTGACTGAGATGAAGTCGCACAAGCATGCATTTGAGAATGGGGTTTCTGCACGGAAGGGGGTGGAGTGGTAATGAGCTATGAGCTGAATACCCCTATCTTGTCGAGAATGATAAGAGAAATTAGGCAGAAAGCAGAGCCCATAAACATCCAAAAAAATACAATGGCCAGCGCCCGGTCAAACCGGTTTGTATGCTTAGCAATTAGCTCTGAATTGGCGTGGAGAAATGCAAGTTGCCCTCTCTCCAGGACTTTATGGAATTTTCGTGGAGTTGCCAGCGCTTGAGCAACATTTAAAATATCCCATCCACTAGCAAACTCCAGTCCAAGTTTGTACTTGGTTTCGGGGTTTTTACGCAATTTGCGCACGGTTATTTGCCCGAAAAGGACATATAAAATAAGACTTAATAACATGACTACGACACAGCAGCCAAGAATCGCCGAAAATGTACTCATGTTTAGTTGAGAACCTCCATAATGCTGTCGTACCAAGTGTCCGCATGAGACTGAGTTAACTCACTCGCGGCCATCGACGTTGCAGCTGCCACACCTACAATAGCAATACCACCGACAATAATTCCGACCCATCCAATTGGGGTTACCGCAATTAAAACACCTAGTGCAGCCGCACCGACTTTTGCTGTCGCGATTCCCAAGCCGGCGCCTACTCCAAAACTAAGAGATTCCCTAAACAGATCTCGTTCCCAGTCACCGCCGGCTTGGTAGCTATTGTGTACTTTCCCTACCCGGGTGCCAAAGTCCACTACAGCAAGCCCATTACCAAGCAGCTTGGTGTATTGACTGAATCTAACCAGTTTGTGCGCCTCAATCTCACTGGTAAATTGAAGCTTCGCTGCATTGCGGCTGCTGCGCGCGATATTGGTACCGCGTTCTGCACTGGTCAGCGGGGTGCCGCGCCGTGAGCGTATATGGTCTGTCACGGCATTCAGCTCGGCACGAAACTGCAGCTGCATGCGCTGAAAAGCGCGGTGCGCCAGTTGTTTGAACTGGCCATGGTTGCCCGCTTTATTCAGCTTCGCATCCCGATAGGCAAGCAGTGCTACCTGGTACTCCTTAACCGATTTTGCAAAGCCATTGATTCGCTCGCCGTAGACACTGGTGGAGG
Protein-coding sequences here:
- the cobO gene encoding cob(I)yrinic acid a,c-diamide adenosyltransferase, coding for MTAESDKQQRHKKRMQARKEIVDSGIAQALEERGIVIVYTGDGKGKTTAAVGTVTRALGYGYKVVVGQFIKGVWECGEKNLLSQLPTDQYPLQWHEMGTDFTWETQDFEADKAAALALWEKLRTALADDSVYLVVMDELTYALNYKWLDKTEVLEAIHNRPAEQSVIITGRGAKQYLTDVADTVTEMKSHKHAFENGVSARKGVEW